A window of the Miscanthus floridulus cultivar M001 unplaced genomic scaffold, ASM1932011v1 os_1776, whole genome shotgun sequence genome harbors these coding sequences:
- the LOC136534305 gene encoding LOW QUALITY PROTEIN: zerumbone synthase-like (The sequence of the model RefSeq protein was modified relative to this genomic sequence to represent the inferred CDS: inserted 1 base in 1 codon), with the protein MCHMRWLHLDSDNASPTCSPPQRQRALGFGDRRSAEGASADPETMAAAGSSPSSSSSKRLEGKVALVTGGATGIGEAIVRLFMEHGAKVCVADIQDEAGQQLRDALGGDAQGVMFVHCDVTSEEDVSRAVDAAAERFGALDVMVNNAGVTGTKVTDIRAVDFAEARRVLDVNVHGVFLGMKHAARVMIPQKRGSIVSLASVASAISGMGPHAYTASKHAVVGLTKSVAAELGRHGVRVNCVSPYAVPTTLSMPHLPXALKDFLAFVGGAANLKGVDLMPEDVAQAVLYLASDEARYVSALNLMVDGGFTAVNLNLKPFEE; encoded by the exons ATGTGCCACATGCGCTGGCTCCACCTAGATTCTGACAACGCCTCCCCAACTTGCTCGCCCCCGCAGCGACAACGCGCACTTGGATTCGGCGACCGCCGGAGCGCGGAGGGGGCAAGCGCCGATCCAGAGACGATGGCCGCCGCGGgctcctcgccgtcgtcgtcctcaAGCAAGCG GTTGGAAGGGAAGGTGGCCCTCGTCACCGGTGGCGCCACCGGCATCGGCGAAGCCATCGTTCGCCTCTTCATGGAGCACGGCGCCAAGGTCTGTGTCGCGGACATCCAGGACGAAGCCGGGCAGCAGCTGCGTGACGCCCTGGGAGGCGACGCGCAGGGCGTCATGTTCGTCCACTGCGACGTGACGTCGGAGGAGGACGTGAGCCGCGCCGTGGACGCGGCGGCGGAGCGGTTCGGCGCGCTGGACGTGATGGTGAACAACGCGGGCGTGACGGGCACCAAGGTGACGGACATCCGTGCCGTGGACTTCGCCGAGGCGCGCAGGGTGCTCGACGTCAACGTGCACGGCGTGTTCCTGGGGATGAAGCACGCGGCGCGCGTCATGATCCCGCAGAAGCGGGGCTCCATCGTGTCGCTGGCCAGCGTGGCCAGCGCCATCAGCGGGATGGGCCCGCACGCGTACACGGCGTCCAAGCACGCCGTGGTCGGGCTCACCAAGAGCGTCGCCGCGGAGCTCGGCCGCCACGGGGTGCGCGTCAATTGCGTGTCCCCCTACGCCGTGCCCACGACGCTGTCCATGCCGCACCTGC ACGCGCTCAAGGACTTCCTCGCCTTCGTCGGCGGCGCGGCCAACCTCAAGGGCGTCGACTTGATGCCCGAGGACGTCGCCCAGGCGGTGCTCTACCTGGCCAGCGACGAGGCGAGGTACGTCAGCGCGCTCAACCTCATGGTGGACGGCGGCTTCACAGCCGTCAACCTTAACCTCAAACCGTTCGAGGAGTAG